A stretch of the Vigna radiata var. radiata cultivar VC1973A chromosome 9, Vradiata_ver6, whole genome shotgun sequence genome encodes the following:
- the LOC106773114 gene encoding uncharacterized protein LOC106773114, whose amino-acid sequence MIARNRNWQGQTKGNHPKANSNIDKYKFKCTHCNQQGHTKSRCFELNGYPEWWDHSRDQRRKNPTAAVAEAKNIDEASKDSTTLMAIRGNGGEFFVPITNSTWIIDSGAIDYMTFDSRQSSTMKPSSKELISTANGDTTSVIGKGSLTLTNNFTLDSVLVVPSLEYNLLSDIQTRQTIGYGVKQGRLYYLDLVSKDSGKLESALTMKSSTKQKEETEIWLWHLASDMLHLGPSKISTLRGSPWFVTFIDDYTRMTWLLLMKSKGEVNLIFQKFHKMIETQYNAKVQVLLSDNGGEYQSLDLKRYLETFLNKVVTLGSTDLPPRVFGCVAFVHIQKNLNKLAPRALRCLFLGYAIHQKGYQCYHPPTKRMFISMNVVFHEQIMYFSSESALQGENHKELQTLDYNCQEYVYLEKDHLEVNCSNDNSCADNLQSSCTDEMENEINGTSHYEVVTELGMTPLVDTPNQSSIVMDALNLVPTKR is encoded by the exons ATGATAGCTCGAAACAGAAACTGGCAGGGTCAAACAAAAGGAAATCATCCTAAAGCGAACTCAAATATAGATAAGTATAAGTTCAAATGCACTCACTGCAATCAGCAAGGACACACTAAGAGTCGTTGTTTTGAACTTAATGGATATCCAGAATGGTGGGATCACAGTCGGGATCAACGAAGAAAGAATCCAACTGCAGCAGTTGCTGAGGCAAAAAACATAGATGAAGCCTCCAAAGATTCCACTACTTTGATGGCAATCAGAGGTAATGGTGGTGAGTTTTTTGTACCTATTACTAATAGCAcatggataattgattcaggtgctatTGATTATATGACTTTTGATTCTAGACAAAGTTCCACCATGAAACCATCCTCAAAAGAATTGATTTCCACTGCCAATGGTGACACAACCTCTGTTATTGGAAAAGGATCCTTAACTCTTACTAATAATTTCACTTTGGATTCTGTTTTAGTTGTTCCATCTCTTGAATATAACCTTTTGTCT gACATTCAGACCAGACAGACGATTGGTTATGGTGTTAAACAAGGAAGATTATACTATTTGGACTTGGTGTCAAAAGATTCTGGGAAGTTAGAAAGCGCTTTGACCATGAAGAGTTCTaccaaacaaaaagaagaaactgAAATTTGGTTATGGCATCTCGCCTCGGACATGCTTCATTTA GGTCCTTCTAAGATTTCTACTCTAAGAGGATCACCTTGGTTTGTTACTTTCATAGATGACTACACTAGAATGACTTGGTTATTGTTAATGAAGTCCAAAGGAGAAGTGAACTTgatatttcaaaagtttcacAAAATGATTGAAACCCAATACAATGCAAAAGTTCAGGTTCTTCTTAGTGACAATGGTGGTGAATACCAAAGCCTTGACCTCAAGAGGTACTTGGAA ACTTTCCTAAACAAAGTGGTTACCCTTGGTAGTACAGATTTGCCTCCTCGTGTTTTTGGTTGTGTAGCATTCGTTCATATTCAAAAGAATCTAAACAAATTGGCACCACGGGCTTTACGATGTCTGTTTCTTGGATATGCTATACACCAAAAAGGGTATCAGTGTTACCATCCTCCAACTAAACGAATGTTTATAAGCATGAATGTTGTTTTCCATGAACAAATAATGTATTTCTCTTCAGAATCTGCACTTCAGGGGGAGAACCATAAAGAACTGCAGACTCTAGACTATAATTGCCAAGAATATGTATATCTTGAGAAAGACCATTTGGAGGTAAATTGTAGTAACGATAATTCTTGTGCAGATAACTTACAATCAAGTTGTACAGATGAgatggaaaatgaaataaatgggACTTCACACTATGAGGTGGTGACCGAACTTGGTATGACTCCTCTTGTTGACACACCAAACCAATCATCTATTGTCATGGATGCTCTTAATCTGGTGCCAACAAAAAGGTAA